The Pygocentrus nattereri isolate fPygNat1 chromosome 17, fPygNat1.pri, whole genome shotgun sequence genome window below encodes:
- the si:ch211-153l6.6 gene encoding general transcriptional corepressor trfA isoform X1, whose translation MSYSRRVASWLFSLPALLVQACARGAKLEMISVWLLFLKLLRATAGVKRPNGSETNEGRKDSLNQQQKEQEYLSEAVTMETSQLSEMVDLKDYKMDLGDTEEDKCQQSEEDGRDERDCFDAHFPECLDTQKINSLITDEHNSNEVANDCVSFEETDRSADLQDNIMVKETEKEESNLRESTPSPEPDVDHQAQDQPVEGEDDNPPTLDVNGTEHQDLQESLTIGQEDNTSTCDTNGTEHQEPLDNQKTEQEDYDTLNVDANVEEPQEPQDSPTIEQEDHSPSDFDTNVAEHQEPHENPKVEQEDDTQSPFDASGSEHQEPQGSLKTEQENNLSAFDGTEHHELQGSPKIEQESVLEQQIKELAISDASTESCHDNDQDDLSDCLQVEMAIVSSDSDAEEQWKSMVSPAVENENDSGGILGSDPPDLGEEPNNQEDVIEDNSSILLENNAIPVHELLEETTGCIDILEQPECPTECELEDLSYEGSIHYRSLTKIPEDEEDLNQNAKHSLQRLSASTSELDKKLPQDYCVIEEAKSENVSTEHLDFRMARQQWKKMEEQNKGQSRQPNIKQGACQGGHSFMYTPVRTLERPKKDQDSDSLSLGDYQYTQFSPCSEDSGLDDTSYRSPYDEPETPVEREIRETMEREESFRRERALSRSSSGEPVESKPRPTTLLASRSDPDDRRRLFNTPEDRCRSQRSPSTRTPTLSITASPSSKPAYHEMVANNVIILEPDSYSASPRHKGKALLSPGTSSFHEWPSDMSNVIILETSNLIIRSASEFCLSTACQETQESTFHNNPFFKLRSHSTQSLVDQEIKVVRQRDEEFRRQRAQMYTKEKYDTVLVSPSLLESFTYDRPGEIPSKCKSSPSSPSKIRKMDRSVLSCDQKFPEAPFTRVRRKSALVQRWEAGIFANHQKD comes from the exons AGAGCCACAGCTGGTGTGAAAAGGCCAAATGGGAGTGAAACAAATGAAGGCAGGAAAGACTCTTTAAATCAGCAACAAAAAGAGCAAGAATACCTCTCCGAGGCTGTCACCATGGAGACCAGCCAGCTTTCAGAAATGGTTGATCTAAAAGACTATAAAATGGATCTGGGGGACACAGAAGAGGATAAATGCCAGCAGAGTGAGGAGGAtgggagagatgagagagactGCTTCGATGCACATTTCCCCGAATGCCTAGATACTCAAAAGATCAACTCCCTGATCACGGACGAGCACAACAGCAACGAGGTAGCCAATGATTGTGTGAGCTTTGAGGAAACTGACAGAAGCGCAGACTTGCAGGACAACATCATGGTAAaggagactgagaaagaagAGTCAAATCTCAGAGAATCCACACCATCTCCAGAGCCAGATGTAGACCACCAAGCCCAAGACCAGCCAGTGGAAGGAGAAGATGACAACCCACCCACTTTGGATGTAAATGGAACAGAGCACCAAGACCTGCAGGAAAGTCTGACAATAGGCCAAGAAGACAACACATCCACTTGTGATACCAATGGGACAGAGCACCAGGAACCACTGGACAACCAAAAAACAGAGCAAGAAGACTATGACACATTAAATGTTGATGCAAATGTAGAAGAACCCCAAGAACCACAGGACAGTCCGACAATTGAGCAAGAAGATCACAGCCCATCTGATTTTGACACTAATGTGGCAGAGCACCAAGAACCCCATGAAAATCCGAAAGTAGAACAAGAAGACGACACCCAATCCCCTTTTGATGCCAGTGGGTCAGAGCACCAAGAACCACAAGGAAGTCTGAAAACAGAGCAAGAAAACAACCTATCTGCTTTTGATGGGACAGAGCATCACGAACTACAGGGAAGTCCAAAAATAGAGCAGGAATCTGTATTGGAGCAGCAAATCAAGGAGCTAGCCATTTCTGATGCCTCCACAGAATCATGCCATGATAATGACCAAGATGATCTGAGTGACTGTCTGCAAGTGGAGATGGCTATTGTTTCATCAGACAGTGATGCTGAAGAGCAATGGAAGTCCATGGTATCTCCTGCTGTTGAAAATGAGAATGATAGTGGTGGCATTCTTGGGTCAGATCCACCTGATCTTGGTGAGGAGCCCAACAACCAAGAAGATGTAATCGAGGATAACAGCAGTATTCTACTAGAGAATAATGCTATACCTGTGCATGAACTTCTGGAAGAAACAACAGGATGTATTGATATCTTGGAACAGCCAGAATGTCCCACAGAATGTGAGCTGGAAGACCTTTCATATGAGGGATCCATACACTACCGAAGTTTAACGAAGATCCCAGAAGATGAGGAGGATCTCAACCAAAATGCAAAGCACAGTCTGCAGCGCTTGTCTGCCTCAACCTCTGAGCTTGACAAGAAGTTACCACAAGACTACTGTGTGATTGAGGAGGCAAAGAGTGAGAATGTCAGTACCGAACATCTGGACTTTAGGATGGCTCGTCAGCAGTGGAAGAAGATGGAAGAGCAGAATAAGGGCCAGTCGCGTCAGCCCAACATCAAGCAGGGTGCTTGTCAGGGTGGCCATAGCTTCATGTACACACCTGTGCGTACCCTAGAGCGTCCCAAGAAAGACCAAGACTCAGACAGTCTAAGTCTTGGTGATTACCAGTACACCCAGTTTAGCCCTTGCTCAGAAGACTCTGGGCTGGATGACACAAGCTACAGGTCTCCTTATGATGAACCAGAAACTCCAGTTGAGAGGGAGATACGTGAGACTATGGAGCGAGAAGAATCTTTCAGACGAGAGAGGGCCCTGTCAAGATCATCTTCTGGTGAGCCTGTAGAAAGCAAACCTAGACCAACCACTTTGCTGGCAAGCAGATCAGACCCAGACGATAGAAGAAGGCTGTTTAATACACCTGAAGACAGATGCAGGTCACAGAGATCGCCCAGCACCAGAACCCCAACTTTATCCATCACTGcttcaccatcatcaaaacCAGCATACCATGAGATGGTGGCTAACAATGTCATCATCCTTGAGCCAGATTCTTATTCCGCAAGCCCAAGGCACAAGGGCAAGGCTCTTCTCTCTCCAGGGACAAGCAGTTTCCACGAGTGGCCCTCAGACATGAGCAATGTTATCATATTGGAAACATCAAATCTCATCATCCGAAGTGCATCAGAGTTTTGCCTGAGCACCGCATGCCAGGAGACTCAAGAGAGCACCTTTCATAATAATCCCTTTTTCAAACTGAGATCACACAGCACACAGTCTCTGGTAGACCAGGAGATCAAAGTGGTGAGGCAGAGAGATGAGGAGTTCAGGAGACAGAGGGCGCAGATGTACACCAAAGAGAAATATGACACCGTCCTGGTGTCTCCCAGCTTGCTGGAAAGTTTTACCTACGACCGACCAG GAGAGATACCATCAAAATGCAAGTCCTCCCCTTCATCCCCTTCAAAGATACGCAAAATGGACCGTTCTGTTTTGTCCTGCGATCAGAAG TTCCCCGAGGCACCTTTCACCAGAGTCCGGCGAAAAAGTGCCCTGGTTCAGAGATGGGAGGCAGGGATCTTCGCCAATCATCAAAAGGACTGA
- the frrs1a gene encoding putative ferric-chelate reductase 1 isoform X2 translates to MAVMLCTILLFCGTLTSVTGYKNGKVEQSCDSMVPKHGGQANTTASPYTLSVDSTAFKPGDHIRVTLSGRQQFEGFLIEARDAEDPEGPAVGSFTLTKPEISQLLTCHSIQGSAVSHTSAAKQTEVDVMWNAPADAPPTVRFLTTVVAHYNRFWVKLPSPVISQSGVTPHPVQSTNSISAATETTAVLPQPFSSEGCGQWKSCLLDPAHCNPATDTHCFFLSYHTEGQSVQFELSGPTQGYISFALSEDEWMGNDDVYLCVNDGGRVTVNAAYSAGRTYPEMADKAVLSDVGWRVADGMIQCRFRRATIIPQDPQRFSLDHSYYLFIAHGSAQHGEIHKHKRQPLISAQRQAITGPAEIVTGSRSPLIMKWHGALMLIAWMVAGSTGTFIAGFFKPDWPEKTLFGQRIWFQVHRAVMMLTVMLTFVGFTLPFTYRRHWSRGASAHAFLGCIVMALAVIQPIMAALRPAPDSSRRRIFNWLHWGAGGAAEIFAVVAMFVGMRQQSLLLPFPWTTGVLSGFVIWVALSKLILLVHRRGLCERGSNCPDEHAILSNPEMSRNLDTRFKVLILAVFLTGSLLFCIALLCSISAI, encoded by the exons ATGGCAGTAATGCTGTGCaccattttgctgttttgtggGACTTTGACATCCGTCACTGGGTACAAGAATGGAAAAGTGGAACAGTCCTGTGACAGCATGGTACCGAAACATGGGGGTCAAGCCAACACGACCGCCAGTCCATACACACTGAGTGTGGACAGCACTGCGTTCAAGCCTGGTGATCACATCAGAG TCACTCTGTCTGGACGTCAGCAGTTTGAAGGTTTTCTGATCGAGGCCAGAGACGCAGAGGATCCCGAGGGGCCTGCAGTCGGATCCTTCACTCTGACCAAGCCTGAGATCAGTCAGCTTTTAACATGCCACAGCATCCAG GGCTCTGCTGTGAGTCACACCAGCGCTGCTAAGCAGACTGAGGTTGATGTGATGTGGAACGCTCCCGCTGATGCTCCTCCGACTGTCCGCTTTCT GACAACAGTGGTGGCCCACTACAATCGTTTCTGGGTGAAGCTTCCCAGTCCAGTGATCTCTCAGAGTGGAGTGACCCCACATCCAGTTCAATCCACCAACTCCATCAGCGCTGCTACTGAGACCACAGCTGTGCTGCCACAACCA TTCAGTTCAGAGGGTTGTGGTCAGTGGAAGTCTTGCCTGCTGGATCCAGCCCACTGCAACCCTGCCACAGATACACACTGCTTCTTCCTGTCCTACCACACTGAGGGTCAAAGCGTGCAGTTTGAGCTGAGTGGGCCGACGCAGGGATACATTTCCTTTGCTCTGTCTGAGGATGAATGGATG GGTAATGATGACGTTTATCTGTGTGTGAACGATGGAGGGCGGGTGACTGTGAACGCTGCATACTCAGCAGGCCGTACTTATCCAGAGATGGCTGATAAG GCCGTGCTGAGCGATGTGGGCTGGAGAGTGGCTGATGGAATGATTCAGTGCAGGTTTCGCAGAGCCACCATCATCCCTCAGGATCCACAACGCTTCAGCCTCGACCACAGCTACTACCTGTTCATTGCACACGGCTCTGCTCAGCATG GTGAGATCCATAAACATAAACGTCAGCCCCTCATATCAGCTCAGCGGCAGGCTATTACCGGCCCGGCGGAGATAGTGACCGGATCGCGCTCCCCATTAATTATGAAATGGCATG GTGCTTTGATGCTGATTGCATGGATGGTGGCTGGAAGCACTGGCACCTTCATTGCAGGATTTTTTAAACCAGACTGGCCTGAAAAGACACTGTTCGGGCAAAGAATCTGGTTTCAG GTGCATCGTGCCGTGATGATGCTCACAGTGATGCTCACGTTTGTGGGTTTCACTCTTCCTTTCACCTACAGGAGACACTGGAGCAGG GGAGCTTCTGCTCATGCTTTTCTGGGCTGCATTGTGATGGCTCTCGCTGTTATTCAGCCCATAATGGCTGCCctcagaccagcaccagactcATCACG GAGGAGGATATTCAACTGGCTGCACTGGGGAGCAGGAGGTGCTGCAGAAATTTTCGCAG TGGTTGCCATGTTTGTTGGGATGCGACAGCAGTCTCTGCTTCTTCCTTTCCCCTGGACCACTGGGGTTCTCTCGGGGTTTGTTATTTGGGTGGCACTGTCTAAGCTGATCCTGTTAGTACACAGAAGAGGTCTCTGTGAGCGAG GGAGTAACTGTCCTGATGAACACGCTATTCTCTCGAATCCTGAAATGAGCAGAAACTTG GACACCAGGTTTAAAGTGCTCATCCTTGCTGTGTTTCTTACTGGAAGCTTGCTGTTCTGTATCGCTCTCCTTTGCTCCATCAGTGCAATATGA
- the si:ch211-153l6.6 gene encoding general transcriptional corepressor trfA isoform X2: protein MSYSRRVASWLFSLPALLVQACARGAKLEMISVWLLFLKLLRATAGVKRPNGSETNEGRKDSLNQQQKEQEYLSEAVTMETSQLSEMVDLKDYKMDLGDTEEDKCQQSEEDGRDERDCFDAHFPECLDTQKINSLITDEHNSNEVANDCVSFEETDRSADLQDNIMVKETEKEESNLRESTPSPEPDVDHQAQDQPVEGEDDNPPTLDVNGTEHQDLQESLTIGQEDNTSTCDTNGTEHQEPLDNQKTEQEDYDTLNVDANVEEPQEPQDSPTIEQEDHSPSDFDTNVAEHQEPHENPKVEQEDDTQSPFDASGSEHQEPQGSLKTEQENNLSAFDGTEHHELQGSPKIEQESVLEQQIKELAISDASTESCHDNDQDDLSDCLQVEMAIVSSDSDAEEQWKSMVSPAVENENDSGGILGSDPPDLGEEPNNQEDVIEDNSSILLENNAIPVHELLEETTGCIDILEQPECPTECELEDLSYEGSIHYRSLTKIPEDEEDLNQNAKHSLQRLSASTSELDKKLPQDYCVIEEAKSENVSTEHLDFRMARQQWKKMEEQNKGQSRQPNIKQGACQGGHSFMYTPVRTLERPKKDQDSDSLSLGDYQYTQFSPCSEDSGLDDTSYRSPYDEPETPVEREIRETMEREESFRRERALSRSSSGEPVESKPRPTTLLASRSDPDDRRRLFNTPEDRCRSQRSPSTRTPTLSITASPSSKPAYHEMVANNVIILEPDSYSASPRHKGKALLSPGTSSFHEWPSDMSNVIILETSNLIIRSASEFCLSTACQETQESTFHNNPFFKLRSHSTQSLVDQEIKVVRQRDEEFRRQRAQMYTKEKYDTVLVSPSLLESFTYDRPGEIPSKCKSSPSSPSKIRKMDRSVLSCDQKFYR from the exons AGAGCCACAGCTGGTGTGAAAAGGCCAAATGGGAGTGAAACAAATGAAGGCAGGAAAGACTCTTTAAATCAGCAACAAAAAGAGCAAGAATACCTCTCCGAGGCTGTCACCATGGAGACCAGCCAGCTTTCAGAAATGGTTGATCTAAAAGACTATAAAATGGATCTGGGGGACACAGAAGAGGATAAATGCCAGCAGAGTGAGGAGGAtgggagagatgagagagactGCTTCGATGCACATTTCCCCGAATGCCTAGATACTCAAAAGATCAACTCCCTGATCACGGACGAGCACAACAGCAACGAGGTAGCCAATGATTGTGTGAGCTTTGAGGAAACTGACAGAAGCGCAGACTTGCAGGACAACATCATGGTAAaggagactgagaaagaagAGTCAAATCTCAGAGAATCCACACCATCTCCAGAGCCAGATGTAGACCACCAAGCCCAAGACCAGCCAGTGGAAGGAGAAGATGACAACCCACCCACTTTGGATGTAAATGGAACAGAGCACCAAGACCTGCAGGAAAGTCTGACAATAGGCCAAGAAGACAACACATCCACTTGTGATACCAATGGGACAGAGCACCAGGAACCACTGGACAACCAAAAAACAGAGCAAGAAGACTATGACACATTAAATGTTGATGCAAATGTAGAAGAACCCCAAGAACCACAGGACAGTCCGACAATTGAGCAAGAAGATCACAGCCCATCTGATTTTGACACTAATGTGGCAGAGCACCAAGAACCCCATGAAAATCCGAAAGTAGAACAAGAAGACGACACCCAATCCCCTTTTGATGCCAGTGGGTCAGAGCACCAAGAACCACAAGGAAGTCTGAAAACAGAGCAAGAAAACAACCTATCTGCTTTTGATGGGACAGAGCATCACGAACTACAGGGAAGTCCAAAAATAGAGCAGGAATCTGTATTGGAGCAGCAAATCAAGGAGCTAGCCATTTCTGATGCCTCCACAGAATCATGCCATGATAATGACCAAGATGATCTGAGTGACTGTCTGCAAGTGGAGATGGCTATTGTTTCATCAGACAGTGATGCTGAAGAGCAATGGAAGTCCATGGTATCTCCTGCTGTTGAAAATGAGAATGATAGTGGTGGCATTCTTGGGTCAGATCCACCTGATCTTGGTGAGGAGCCCAACAACCAAGAAGATGTAATCGAGGATAACAGCAGTATTCTACTAGAGAATAATGCTATACCTGTGCATGAACTTCTGGAAGAAACAACAGGATGTATTGATATCTTGGAACAGCCAGAATGTCCCACAGAATGTGAGCTGGAAGACCTTTCATATGAGGGATCCATACACTACCGAAGTTTAACGAAGATCCCAGAAGATGAGGAGGATCTCAACCAAAATGCAAAGCACAGTCTGCAGCGCTTGTCTGCCTCAACCTCTGAGCTTGACAAGAAGTTACCACAAGACTACTGTGTGATTGAGGAGGCAAAGAGTGAGAATGTCAGTACCGAACATCTGGACTTTAGGATGGCTCGTCAGCAGTGGAAGAAGATGGAAGAGCAGAATAAGGGCCAGTCGCGTCAGCCCAACATCAAGCAGGGTGCTTGTCAGGGTGGCCATAGCTTCATGTACACACCTGTGCGTACCCTAGAGCGTCCCAAGAAAGACCAAGACTCAGACAGTCTAAGTCTTGGTGATTACCAGTACACCCAGTTTAGCCCTTGCTCAGAAGACTCTGGGCTGGATGACACAAGCTACAGGTCTCCTTATGATGAACCAGAAACTCCAGTTGAGAGGGAGATACGTGAGACTATGGAGCGAGAAGAATCTTTCAGACGAGAGAGGGCCCTGTCAAGATCATCTTCTGGTGAGCCTGTAGAAAGCAAACCTAGACCAACCACTTTGCTGGCAAGCAGATCAGACCCAGACGATAGAAGAAGGCTGTTTAATACACCTGAAGACAGATGCAGGTCACAGAGATCGCCCAGCACCAGAACCCCAACTTTATCCATCACTGcttcaccatcatcaaaacCAGCATACCATGAGATGGTGGCTAACAATGTCATCATCCTTGAGCCAGATTCTTATTCCGCAAGCCCAAGGCACAAGGGCAAGGCTCTTCTCTCTCCAGGGACAAGCAGTTTCCACGAGTGGCCCTCAGACATGAGCAATGTTATCATATTGGAAACATCAAATCTCATCATCCGAAGTGCATCAGAGTTTTGCCTGAGCACCGCATGCCAGGAGACTCAAGAGAGCACCTTTCATAATAATCCCTTTTTCAAACTGAGATCACACAGCACACAGTCTCTGGTAGACCAGGAGATCAAAGTGGTGAGGCAGAGAGATGAGGAGTTCAGGAGACAGAGGGCGCAGATGTACACCAAAGAGAAATATGACACCGTCCTGGTGTCTCCCAGCTTGCTGGAAAGTTTTACCTACGACCGACCAG GAGAGATACCATCAAAATGCAAGTCCTCCCCTTCATCCCCTTCAAAGATACGCAAAATGGACCGTTCTGTTTTGTCCTGCGATCAGAAG TTTTACAGGTGA
- the frrs1a gene encoding putative ferric-chelate reductase 1 isoform X1, whose amino-acid sequence MAKKDKKYTIWTTFLTKIPQMAVMLCTILLFCGTLTSVTGYKNGKVEQSCDSMVPKHGGQANTTASPYTLSVDSTAFKPGDHIRVTLSGRQQFEGFLIEARDAEDPEGPAVGSFTLTKPEISQLLTCHSIQGSAVSHTSAAKQTEVDVMWNAPADAPPTVRFLTTVVAHYNRFWVKLPSPVISQSGVTPHPVQSTNSISAATETTAVLPQPFSSEGCGQWKSCLLDPAHCNPATDTHCFFLSYHTEGQSVQFELSGPTQGYISFALSEDEWMGNDDVYLCVNDGGRVTVNAAYSAGRTYPEMADKAVLSDVGWRVADGMIQCRFRRATIIPQDPQRFSLDHSYYLFIAHGSAQHGEIHKHKRQPLISAQRQAITGPAEIVTGSRSPLIMKWHGALMLIAWMVAGSTGTFIAGFFKPDWPEKTLFGQRIWFQVHRAVMMLTVMLTFVGFTLPFTYRRHWSRGASAHAFLGCIVMALAVIQPIMAALRPAPDSSRRRIFNWLHWGAGGAAEIFAVVAMFVGMRQQSLLLPFPWTTGVLSGFVIWVALSKLILLVHRRGLCERGSNCPDEHAILSNPEMSRNLDTRFKVLILAVFLTGSLLFCIALLCSISAI is encoded by the exons ATggcaaaaaaggacaaaaaatacACGATATG GACAACATTTCTGACGAAGATCCCACAAATGGCAGTAATGCTGTGCaccattttgctgttttgtggGACTTTGACATCCGTCACTGGGTACAAGAATGGAAAAGTGGAACAGTCCTGTGACAGCATGGTACCGAAACATGGGGGTCAAGCCAACACGACCGCCAGTCCATACACACTGAGTGTGGACAGCACTGCGTTCAAGCCTGGTGATCACATCAGAG TCACTCTGTCTGGACGTCAGCAGTTTGAAGGTTTTCTGATCGAGGCCAGAGACGCAGAGGATCCCGAGGGGCCTGCAGTCGGATCCTTCACTCTGACCAAGCCTGAGATCAGTCAGCTTTTAACATGCCACAGCATCCAG GGCTCTGCTGTGAGTCACACCAGCGCTGCTAAGCAGACTGAGGTTGATGTGATGTGGAACGCTCCCGCTGATGCTCCTCCGACTGTCCGCTTTCT GACAACAGTGGTGGCCCACTACAATCGTTTCTGGGTGAAGCTTCCCAGTCCAGTGATCTCTCAGAGTGGAGTGACCCCACATCCAGTTCAATCCACCAACTCCATCAGCGCTGCTACTGAGACCACAGCTGTGCTGCCACAACCA TTCAGTTCAGAGGGTTGTGGTCAGTGGAAGTCTTGCCTGCTGGATCCAGCCCACTGCAACCCTGCCACAGATACACACTGCTTCTTCCTGTCCTACCACACTGAGGGTCAAAGCGTGCAGTTTGAGCTGAGTGGGCCGACGCAGGGATACATTTCCTTTGCTCTGTCTGAGGATGAATGGATG GGTAATGATGACGTTTATCTGTGTGTGAACGATGGAGGGCGGGTGACTGTGAACGCTGCATACTCAGCAGGCCGTACTTATCCAGAGATGGCTGATAAG GCCGTGCTGAGCGATGTGGGCTGGAGAGTGGCTGATGGAATGATTCAGTGCAGGTTTCGCAGAGCCACCATCATCCCTCAGGATCCACAACGCTTCAGCCTCGACCACAGCTACTACCTGTTCATTGCACACGGCTCTGCTCAGCATG GTGAGATCCATAAACATAAACGTCAGCCCCTCATATCAGCTCAGCGGCAGGCTATTACCGGCCCGGCGGAGATAGTGACCGGATCGCGCTCCCCATTAATTATGAAATGGCATG GTGCTTTGATGCTGATTGCATGGATGGTGGCTGGAAGCACTGGCACCTTCATTGCAGGATTTTTTAAACCAGACTGGCCTGAAAAGACACTGTTCGGGCAAAGAATCTGGTTTCAG GTGCATCGTGCCGTGATGATGCTCACAGTGATGCTCACGTTTGTGGGTTTCACTCTTCCTTTCACCTACAGGAGACACTGGAGCAGG GGAGCTTCTGCTCATGCTTTTCTGGGCTGCATTGTGATGGCTCTCGCTGTTATTCAGCCCATAATGGCTGCCctcagaccagcaccagactcATCACG GAGGAGGATATTCAACTGGCTGCACTGGGGAGCAGGAGGTGCTGCAGAAATTTTCGCAG TGGTTGCCATGTTTGTTGGGATGCGACAGCAGTCTCTGCTTCTTCCTTTCCCCTGGACCACTGGGGTTCTCTCGGGGTTTGTTATTTGGGTGGCACTGTCTAAGCTGATCCTGTTAGTACACAGAAGAGGTCTCTGTGAGCGAG GGAGTAACTGTCCTGATGAACACGCTATTCTCTCGAATCCTGAAATGAGCAGAAACTTG GACACCAGGTTTAAAGTGCTCATCCTTGCTGTGTTTCTTACTGGAAGCTTGCTGTTCTGTATCGCTCTCCTTTGCTCCATCAGTGCAATATGA